A section of the Humulus lupulus chromosome 2, drHumLupu1.1, whole genome shotgun sequence genome encodes:
- the LOC133817244 gene encoding reticulon-like protein B8, with product MSEKAENLLNSVAETLAERGSKHKSVSFFTEETSETVSAKFNRLFGRQKPVHHILGGGKSADVLLWRNKKISASVLTGATIIWVIFEWLNYNFLTILSMLLVLGMIFQFIWSNASGLLSRSSSKVPRVKLPKELFVNVAVSVGNEVNRALEFLQDVSCGGNLKQMIVVVLGLWVAAMLGSWCNFLTVLYIGFVVLHTFPVLYEKYDDQIDNFVYQVLEQFQNNYRKLDAGVLSKIPRGSFKIKKDE from the exons ATGTCTGAGAAAGCTGAGAATCTCTTGAATAGCGTTGCGGAGACACTTGCAGAAAGAGGTTCAAAACATAAATCTGTATCATTTTTTACTGAAGAAACTTCAGAGACAGTCTCTGCTAAGTTTAATCGATTGTTTGGTCGCCAGAAGCCTGTTCATCATATTTTGGGTGGTGGAAAAT CTGCTGATGTGTtgttgtggaggaacaaaaaGATATCAGCGAGTGTTTTAACTGGTGCAACCATTATCTGGGTGATCTTTGAATGGCTTAACTATAACTTCCTAACTATTCTATCCATGCTTCTGGTTCTTGGCATGATTTTTCAGTTCATTTGGTCAAATGCATCAGGCTTATTGAGCAG GTCCTCTTCTAAAGTTCCCCGCGTTAAACTGCCAAAGGAGTTATTTGTGAATGTTGCTGTCTCAGTTGGTAATGAGGTCAATCGAGCATTGGAGTTCCTTCAGGATGTCTCATGTGGAGGGAATTTGAAACAGATGATTGTG GTTGTATTAGGCTTGTGGGTTGCTGCTATGCTAGGAAGCTGGTGCAATTTTCTCACTGTGCTATATATTG GTTTTGTTGTGCTCCACACATTTCCAGTTCTGTATGAGAAGTACGACGATCAGATTGACAACTTCGTTTACCAGGTCTTAGAGCAGTTTCAGAATAACTACCGAAAGCTGGATGCTGGTGTTCTCAGCAAGATCCCAAGAGGAAGCTTTAAGATAAAGAAGGATGAATAG
- the LOC133817246 gene encoding uncharacterized protein LOC133817246, which translates to MDLSAEELQSLSIPNILRESISIPKQSPKTFYLITLTLIFPLSFAILAHSLFTHPLLAQLQNPYADPAQTGHRWKLLLVFQFCYLIFLFAFSLLSTAAVVFTVASLYTSKSVSFSSTVSAIPKVFKRLFVTYLWVSLLMVVYNLLFVGFLILLIAAIDIQNPFLVVFSLLVIVLLFLVVHIYITALWHLASVVSVLEPIYGFAAMKKSYELLKGKTRVAAMLVFVYLAICMFIAGIFGAIVVHGGAKSGVFSRIVVGGFLVGVLVIVNLVGLLVQSVFYYVCKSYHHQGIDKSALYDHLGGYLGEYVPLKSSIQMENLDA; encoded by the coding sequence ATGGATCTATCCGCAGAAGAGCTCCAATCTTTGTCAATACCAAATATCCTGAGAGAATCAATCTCAATCCCCAAACAGTCCCCAAAGACCTTCTACCTCATTACCTTAACTCTAATTTTCCCACTTTCTTTTGCCATCTTGGCCCACTCGCTCTTCACCCACCCACTCCTTGCCCAGCTCCAGAACCCTTATGCTGACCCAGCACAGACTGGTCACAGATGGAAACTTCTCCTTGTCTTCCAGTTCTGCTACCTCATATTCCTCTTTGCTTTCTCTCTCCTCTCCACCGCTGCTGTCGTCTTCACCGTAGCCTCTCTCTATACCTCTAAGTCTGTCTCCTTCTCCTCTACCGTGTCTGCCATCCCAAAGGTCTTCAAGCGCCTCTTCGTCACCTACTTATGGGTCTCCCTCTTGATGGTTGTCTACAACCTTCTCTTTGTTGGTTTCTTGATTCTGTTGATTGCAGCGATCGATATCCAGAACCCATTTTTGGTTGTTTTTTCACTTTTGGTCATAGTCTTGCTGTTCTTGGTGGTCCATATCTATATCACTGCACTGTGGCATCTGGCCAGTGTAGTTTCAGTTTTGGAGCCCATTTATGGCTTTGCCGCAATGAAGAAGAGCTATGAACTGCTGAAGGGAAAGACCCGGGTTGCAGCAATGCTTGTTTTCGTGTACTTGGCAATCTGCATGTTTATTGCGGGAATATTTGGAGCAATTGTAGTGCACGGGGGAGCAAAATCTGGTGTCTTTTCCAGGATCGTGGTTGGTGGGTTCTTGGTGGGTGTTTTGGTGATTGTGAATTTGGTGGGTCTACTGGTACAGAGTGTGTTTTACTATGTGTGCAAGAGCTACCATCATCAAGGGATTGATAAGAGTGCTTTGTATGACCACCTTGGTGGCTACCTTGGAGAATACGTCCCCCTGAAAAGCAGCATTCAGATGGAAAACTTGGACGCCTGA
- the LOC133817247 gene encoding oxygen-evolving enhancer protein 2, chloroplastic-like has product MASTSCFLHHHALTTTAASARSSSQRQLVPCVRAPSQLVCRAQKQATNDDDSSVVSRRLALTVLIGAAALGSKVSPADAAYGETANIFGKPKTNTDFLPYNGDGFKLSIPSKWNPSKEREFPGQVLRYEDNFDATSNVSVIITPTDKKSITDYGSPEQFLSQVDFLLGKQAYFGKTDSEGGFDSDAVATANILESSTPVIGGKQYYNLSVLTRTADGDEGGKHQLITATVKDGKLYICKAQAGDKRWFKGARKFVEDAASSFSVA; this is encoded by the exons ATGGCTTCCACTTCTTGCTTTCTCCACCACCATGCTCTCACCACCACCGCAGCCTCAGCTCGCTCCTCCTCCCAGCGCCAATTAGTGCCATGCGTCAGAGCCCCTTCTCAGCTAGTTTGCCGTGCCCAAAAGCAGGCCACCAACGACGATGACAGCTCTGTCGTTTCTCGCCGTTTGGCTCTCACTGTCCTCATCGGTGCTGCTGCTCTTGGCTCTAAGGTCTCCCCTGCTGACGCTGCTTACGGTGAAActg CCAACATTTTCGGAAAGCCAAAGACAAACACAGACTTTTTGCCGTACAATGGAGATGGGTTCAAGTTGTCGATTCCGTCGAAATGGAACCCAAGCAAAGAAAGGGAATTCCCAGGTCAAGTTCTTAGATACGAGGACAACTTCGACGCCACCAGTAATGTTTCTGTCATAATCACCCCAACTGACAAGAAATCCATCACTGATTACGGTTCTCCCGAACAGTTTCTCTCCCAG GTGGACTTCTTGCTCGGAAAACAAGCCTACTTCGGCAAAACTGATTCTGAG GGTGGTTTCGACTCGGATGCAGTGGCAACAGCAAACATATTGGAGAGCTCGACCCCAGTGATCGGCGGGAAGCAGTACTACAATTTGTCAGTGTTGACAAGAACAGCTGATGGAGACGAAGGAGGGAAGCACCAACTGATCACAGCCACCGTCAAGGATGGCAAGCTTTACATTTGCAAGGCCCAAGCCGGGGACAAGAGGTGGTTTAAGGGTGCTAGGAAGTTCGTTGAGGATGCTGCAAGCTCATTCAGtgttgcttaa